CAAAACTGCGACTTCACTACCGAATCTTGCCCGTATCATATCAGTAGTAACGTCTGTATCTTCAACGACATCATGTAAAAGCGAAGCAATAATAGTAGTCTCATCCATACCAAGCTCTGCCAGTATGATAGCTACTTCATACGGATGGCTAAAATAAGGTTCTCCGGACAGACGGTTTTGCCCGCTATGAGCTTTTTTTGCAAACTCTAAAGCAGTTTTTATTTTTTCCGTATCCGCAGAAGGATAATTCTTTTTAACTTCCTTTAAAATGTCTTTCACTAAAATCACCTTTTCAAATGTCGTTTGCTATATCGTAAAAAGCGTTGAAAACAGCGCTGTCCTTTAAGTTGCTTTTCTCATGGCTTTTTGCTCCGCTTTTTAAATTAACATATATTCTATCATCTATTTTGATTTGTATCAACGATAGTTCTGCAAAAACGCTTAACGCGAAGAAAAGCTTATCGATAGTTATATTAAGCGCTTTTAAAAAAGTCTCTGCAATCAATATCGGCTTGCCGTTATCCGGTTTAATCCTTTTAAGGGCGATGTATACCTTTAAGAGTTCATCCCTGTCCATAAAAGAGTCTTTAGCTCTTTTAACATATTTCTCCTTTAAATCATCTGGAAAAATGTTTTTTACATCGTTTGCCCCGCTTGTGCCTATTGCAAACACATTTTTAAACTTAGAAACGTTTATGCTCCCGATCCTGTTTTTAAATGTTATGGTATTTACCGTACCGTTATAATCCCGATATACGTTTAAGGATACTTTCCCTTCTTTTATCCTTTCTTTGAATGCTTCGTTATCCATTATCCAGCTAAACGCTTCTTTAGTGTTAGCTATAATAAGCGTGCCTGTATCCGATTTATCTAATTGAGTAAGCGCTTGCTCAAAAGTTTCGTATCCTTTTTTATTAAAGCTGCAGATTTCTTTTATAAAAAGTTCGTTTAGAATGTTTAAATCTTCATCTATCAAGTCTTTTACCGTATTTTCATCACAGTTAGATTTGATTGCGCGTACAATAAGCTGCAGCTGGTTGTCAAAACTGTTTACTTCCGGCTGGAAAACTATGTCTATACATCTTGGAACGATATCATAAAGCTTTTTAAAACCAAAATTAATCGCATTGATGTTAATATCATCTTTTGATAGAACCATTCTTAAATGTTCTTTTACTCCCTTTCCGATAAACTCGTATTTTGATACGTCTACATTTTTCATAAGGAATAATGGCTGTTCGTTCCCGCAGCCAAAAGGTCTTAGCATGTTAAGTTCCAAAAGCAATTTCTGATTCATGTCACTTGGCGATAATTCTTCATCATATAAAATGCTCTTTTGTACCTTTAAACCTTTTGTCTTTTCAAGCAGATACTCATTTATCCGCTGTTCAAAAAGCTCTATGTCTTCCTGCTTTACCGTCATTCCGGCCGCAGCCGCATGCCCGCCGAACCTAACCAAAATATCTTTTACGCTTAAAAGAGCATCGTGTATGTTTATCCCGTTCACGCTTCTGGCAGACCCGGTATACATTCCGTTTGCATAGCCGAAGACAATTACAGGCATATTATACTTTTCTGCAATATAAGAAGCGGCGATCCCTACGACACCAACGGCAAAACTTTTGTCCCAAATCACTAATATAGCTTTTTCATCAATAGGTATACCTGATAATATCTTCTCTATACGCTGTTCAATATACTTCTCAGTATCCTGCCTTTTCTTGTTTAACAGGCAAAGCTGCTTTGCTGCTTGATGCGTAAATTCGTCTTCTTGTTCCGCAATCAGCAGGTTAAGCGCGGCAAAAGCAGAATCCATTCTGCTTGCAGCATTTATTCTGGAAACAACGCCAAATGCAACATTTTCTTCCGTTACCTTGCCCAAAGTAAGGCCGGCTTCTTTTATCAAACATAAAAGCCCCGGAAGAGGGTTTGCGTTTAGCTTTTTAAGCCCTGTCTTTACGATAACCCTGTTTTCAGATATGAGAGGTACTATGTCCCCGATAGTGCCGACAGCCGCCAAATCTATATACTTTTCAGCTTCATCTAAGCCATAAAGCGCATGTATTGTTTTAAATGCAAGCCCGGACCCACATAATTCTTTAAACGGGTAATCACATCCCTTTTGCTTTGGGTTTACTATAGCAACAGCATCAGGCAATGTATCCGGGCACTCATGATGGTCTATTATAACGGTCTTTATACCCGCTTTCGTTGCTGCGTTTACTTGTTTTGCATCTTTTATGCCGCAATCCAGCAT
The sequence above is drawn from the Eubacteriales bacterium genome and encodes:
- the recJ gene encoding single-stranded-DNA-specific exonuclease RecJ encodes the protein MLFKKKYDLTIKELKKADKLAKDLELESATARLLVSRGINTILKAEDFFSYKEAFYDPMLLKGMDKCVEAIKDAVDLGKKITIYCDYDADGTTAGAQMYLCLSSKGAKADIYTPHRTDEGYGLNENAIEKILLNGTELLVMLDCGIKDAKQVNAATKAGIKTVIIDHHECPDTLPDAVAIVNPKQKGCDYPFKELCGSGLAFKTIHALYGLDEAEKYIDLAAVGTIGDIVPLISENRVIVKTGLKKLNANPLPGLLCLIKEAGLTLGKVTEENVAFGVVSRINAASRMDSAFAALNLLIAEQEDEFTHQAAKQLCLLNKKRQDTEKYIEQRIEKILSGIPIDEKAILVIWDKSFAVGVVGIAASYIAEKYNMPVIVFGYANGMYTGSARSVNGINIHDALLSVKDILVRFGGHAAAAGMTVKQEDIELFEQRINEYLLEKTKGLKVQKSILYDEELSPSDMNQKLLLELNMLRPFGCGNEQPLFLMKNVDVSKYEFIGKGVKEHLRMVLSKDDININAINFGFKKLYDIVPRCIDIVFQPEVNSFDNQLQLIVRAIKSNCDENTVKDLIDEDLNILNELFIKEICSFNKKGYETFEQALTQLDKSDTGTLIIANTKEAFSWIMDNEAFKERIKEGKVSLNVYRDYNGTVNTITFKNRIGSINVSKFKNVFAIGTSGANDVKNIFPDDLKEKYVKRAKDSFMDRDELLKVYIALKRIKPDNGKPILIAETFLKALNITIDKLFFALSVFAELSLIQIKIDDRIYVNLKSGAKSHEKSNLKDSAVFNAFYDIANDI